One Felis catus isolate Fca126 chromosome D3, F.catus_Fca126_mat1.0, whole genome shotgun sequence DNA segment encodes these proteins:
- the LOC102902437 gene encoding uncharacterized protein LOC102902437, whose protein sequence is MFTGPKRLDLCGKGQGHQLLHDWEPEACPRQPRAGKQPWGWPKSQGPLCRRPRTAGRPTDFDGPDALVRGLQGDQEVPQGDVTEQAFDTHSGLASASFAVPNEGRHKAVPGRETEFRCGKEEAKQDRPSAHLRSQPPRAPAIGHHRSIPPLCRTRPGARGGACRKQPRSDQPVTPRCPPGLTCGLPELPRGHWPAGEAGPADPGAEAPAHPEGCWDDRHQTGRPPQLAWASVILEHSPLHQTGLQK, encoded by the exons ATGTTTACGGGGCCAAAGCGACTAGATCTTTGTGGCAAAGGGCAGGGGCACCAACTCCTCCACGACTGGGAACCCGAAGCCTGTCCGCGGCAGCCTCGTGCGGGAAAGCAGCCCTGGGGGTGGCCGAAGAGCCAGGGGCCTCTGTGCCGCCGACCCAGGACAGCAGGTCGACCCACAGACTTTGATGGACCAGACGCGCTCGTGCGGGGTCTCCAGGGCGACCAGGAGGTGCCCCAGGGAGACGTGACGGAGCAAGCCTTCGACACCCACTCGGGACTGGCCTCTGCCTCGTTTGCTGTGCCCAACGAAGGCCGGCACAAGGCGGTTCCAG GGAGAGAAACCGAGTTCCGCTGCGGGAAAGAGGAAGCAAAACAGGACAGACCCAGCGCGCACCTGCGATCCCAGCCACCCCGGGCGCCCGCCATCGGCCACCACAGATCAATTCCACCGCTTTGCCGCACGCGGCCAGGTGCACGGGGGGGGGCCTGCAGGAAACAGCCCAGGAGCGATCAGCCTGTGACACCACGATGCCCTCCAGGATTGACCTGCGGCCTCCCGGAGCTCCCGAGGGGGCACTGGCCGGCGGGCGAGGCTGGCCCAGCAGACCCCGGGGCAGAGGCACCAGCCCACCCTGAGGGTTGCTGGGACGACAGGCACCAGACGGGCCGCCCTCCCCAGCTGGCCTGGGCATCTGTGATTCTAGAACACAGCCCGCTCCATCAGACCGGCCTGCAAAAATAG